In Notamacropus eugenii isolate mMacEug1 chromosome 1, mMacEug1.pri_v2, whole genome shotgun sequence, one genomic interval encodes:
- the ATP6V1D gene encoding V-type proton ATPase subunit D gives MSGKDRIDIFPSRMAQTIMKARLKGAQTGRNLLKKKSDALTLRFRQILKKIIETKMLMGEVMREAAFSLAEAKFTAGDFSTTVIQNVNKAQVKIRAKKDNVAGVTLPVFEHYQEGADSYELTGLARGGEQLAKLKRNYAKAVELLVELASLQTSFVTLDEAIKITNRRVNAIEHVIIPRIERTLTYIITELDEREREEFYRLKKIQEKKKVLKEKTEKELELRKASGEVLEPANLLAEEKDEDLLFE, from the exons GGCACAGACCATCATGAAGGCTCGATTAAAAGGTGCACAGACAGGCCGAAACCTCCTAAAGAAAAAATCTGATGCCTTGACTCTTCGTTTTCGGCAGATCTTAAAGAAGATCATTGAG ACCAAAATGCTGATGGGTGAAGTGATGCGAGAAGCTGCTTTCTCACTTGCGGAAGCCAAATTCACAGCTGGTGACTTCAG TACCACTGTTATTCAGAATGTGAACAAAGCCCAAGTGAAGATCAGAGCAAAGAAAGATAATGTAGCAG GTGTCACCTTGCCAGTGTTTGAACATTATCAAGAAGGAGCTGACA GTTATGAGTTGACTGGTTTGGCCAGAGGTGGAGAACAACTGGCCAAACTGAAGAGGAACTATGCCAAAGCAGTGGAGCTTCTGGTGGAACTAGCATCACTGCAG ACGTCATTTGTTACACTGGATGAGGCCATTAAAATCACGAACAGACGGGTGAATGCCATTGAGCATG TGATCATTCCCCGGATTGAACGTACGCTTACTTACATCATCACGGAACTGGACGAACGAGAACGTGAAGAGTTTTATAG GTTAAAGAAAATACAGGAGAAGAAGAAGGTTctcaaagagaaaacagagaaagaattggagtTACGGAAAGCATCTGGAGAAGTGTTGGAGCCTGCTAATCTATTGGCCGAAGAGAAAGATGAAGATCTTCTGTTTGAATAG